The following proteins are encoded in a genomic region of Bacillus sp. FJAT-22090:
- the tuf gene encoding elongation factor Tu, producing the protein MAKEKFDRSKTHANIGTIGHVDHGKTTLTAAIATVLSKKMGGVAKSYADIDNAPEEKERGITINTSHVEYETETRHYAHVDCPGHADYVKNMITGAAQMDGGILVVSAADGPMPQTREHILLSRQVGVPYLVVFMNKCDMVDDEELLELVEMEIRDLLSEYDFPGDDLPVIKGSALKALEGEPEWEEKIIELMDAVDSYIPTPERQTDKPFMMPVEDVFSITGRGTVATGRVERGQVKVGDVVDIIGIVEDPKSTTVTGVEMFRKLLDYAEAGDNIGALLRGVAREEIQRGQVLAKPGSITPHTDFKAEVYVLSKEEGGRHTPFFSNYRPQFYFRTTDVTGVCNLPEGVEMVMPGDNIEMTVSLISPIALEEGTKFSIREGGRTVGAGVVATITK; encoded by the coding sequence ATGGCTAAAGAAAAATTTGACCGTTCCAAAACGCATGCTAACATCGGTACAATCGGACACGTTGACCATGGTAAAACAACTCTAACTGCTGCTATCGCAACAGTTCTTTCTAAAAAAATGGGTGGAGTAGCGAAATCATATGCTGATATCGATAACGCACCTGAAGAAAAAGAACGCGGTATCACAATCAATACATCTCACGTTGAATATGAAACTGAAACTCGTCACTACGCTCACGTAGACTGCCCAGGACATGCTGACTATGTTAAAAACATGATCACAGGTGCAGCTCAAATGGACGGCGGTATCTTAGTAGTATCTGCTGCTGATGGCCCAATGCCACAAACTCGTGAACATATCCTTCTTTCTCGTCAAGTAGGTGTTCCATACCTAGTTGTATTCATGAACAAATGTGATATGGTTGACGATGAAGAACTTCTTGAATTAGTTGAAATGGAAATTCGTGACCTTCTATCTGAATACGATTTCCCAGGCGACGATCTTCCAGTAATTAAAGGTTCTGCTCTTAAAGCTCTTGAAGGTGAGCCTGAGTGGGAAGAAAAAATTATTGAATTAATGGACGCTGTAGATAGCTATATCCCAACTCCAGAACGTCAAACTGACAAACCATTCATGATGCCAGTTGAGGATGTATTCTCAATCACTGGTCGTGGTACAGTTGCAACTGGACGTGTTGAACGTGGCCAAGTTAAAGTTGGAGACGTTGTAGACATCATCGGTATCGTTGAAGATCCAAAATCAACTACTGTAACAGGTGTTGAAATGTTCCGTAAACTTCTTGACTATGCAGAAGCTGGTGACAACATCGGTGCACTTCTTCGTGGGGTTGCTCGTGAAGAAATCCAACGTGGTCAAGTATTAGCTAAACCAGGCTCAATTACACCACACACAGACTTCAAAGCTGAAGTTTATGTTCTTTCAAAAGAAGAGGGTGGACGTCATACTCCATTCTTCTCAAACTACCGCCCACAGTTCTACTTCCGTACAACTGACGTAACAGGCGTTTGTAACTTACCAGAAGGCGTAGAAATGGTTATGCCTGGAGACAACATCGAAATGACAGTTTCTTTGATCTCTCCAATCGCTCTTGAAGAAGGTACTAAATTCTCTATCCGTGAGGGTGGACGTACTGTAGGCGCTGGCGTAGTTGCTACTATTACTAAATAA
- a CDS encoding response regulator transcription factor, producing MSTKILLIEDDQSIFDMLRDRFIQWSFDVIRPADFQKVIHTFIEEKPQLVIIDIQLPAFDGFHWCREIRHISKVPIIFLSSRDHPMDIIMAMQMGADDFVQKPFHLDVLIAKVQAVLRRTYDYQEENMDTNSWNEAVIDFAKSEITYNNQVIDLTKNELFILRILIQSVNKIVSRDELMRKLWDDERFVNDNTLSVNVNRLRLKLEEIGLKDVIVTKKGLGYMAITKE from the coding sequence ATTAGTACAAAAATATTGTTAATAGAAGATGATCAGTCCATTTTTGATATGCTAAGAGATCGTTTTATTCAATGGTCTTTTGATGTAATAAGACCTGCCGACTTTCAAAAAGTAATTCATACATTCATTGAAGAAAAACCCCAGTTAGTTATTATAGATATCCAATTGCCTGCATTTGATGGTTTCCATTGGTGTAGAGAAATTCGTCATATTTCGAAAGTACCGATTATATTCTTGTCTTCTCGAGACCATCCGATGGATATCATCATGGCCATGCAAATGGGTGCAGATGACTTCGTACAAAAGCCATTTCATCTAGACGTATTGATAGCTAAGGTCCAAGCCGTATTACGAAGAACATATGATTATCAGGAAGAGAATATGGATACAAATAGCTGGAATGAAGCAGTTATTGACTTTGCTAAAAGTGAGATTACATACAATAACCAAGTAATTGATTTAACAAAAAACGAACTTTTTATTCTTCGTATTCTTATACAATCAGTAAATAAAATAGTGTCAAGAGATGAGTTAATGCGTAAATTATGGGATGACGAGCGCTTTGTAAACGACAACACTTTATCTGTAAATGTTAATAGACTACGCTTAAAACTAGAGGAAATAGGTTTAAAAGATGTTATTGTTACGAAGAAAGGTCTAGGTTATATGGCTATTACAAAGGAGTAG
- a CDS encoding sensor histidine kinase, producing MESVFLKSLEVNIDKEFTLDMLLAALPEGKSTFEKRLSTALDELFIVAKEELNNMRVEHLEENDRTLTWIHEVKTPLTSMKLMIDTVENYKVKKKLEVEWLRVHLLLDQQLHHTRLPSLEKDYLIEPINFDKIIPAEIKELQAWCMQKGIGFEIDLSKEEVLTDQKWLSFIVRQILSNAVKYSKENGEIHVFSQMDSSKHTILHIQDFGIGISSADLPRIFEKSFTGTTGRETIASTGMGLYLAKNAADKLGIDITVESRVDNGSIFSLKFPLKNEMTRIYGR from the coding sequence GTGGAATCCGTTTTTTTGAAATCGTTAGAGGTAAATATAGACAAGGAATTCACACTAGATATGTTACTTGCTGCTCTTCCAGAAGGAAAATCTACTTTTGAGAAAAGGTTATCAACTGCATTAGATGAACTGTTTATAGTGGCTAAGGAAGAATTGAACAATATGCGAGTGGAACATTTAGAAGAGAATGACCGCACGTTAACATGGATTCACGAAGTAAAGACGCCTCTAACAAGTATGAAACTCATGATAGATACTGTAGAAAATTATAAAGTGAAGAAAAAACTGGAGGTTGAGTGGCTAAGAGTCCATTTACTATTAGACCAACAGCTCCATCATACAAGATTACCATCTTTAGAAAAAGATTACTTGATAGAGCCAATTAATTTTGACAAAATTATACCTGCAGAAATAAAAGAACTGCAAGCTTGGTGTATGCAAAAGGGTATAGGCTTTGAAATCGATCTATCGAAAGAGGAAGTATTAACAGATCAAAAGTGGTTATCCTTTATAGTTCGTCAGATACTATCAAACGCAGTGAAATATAGTAAAGAGAATGGAGAAATTCATGTCTTTTCTCAAATGGATAGTTCTAAACATACAATTTTACATATTCAAGACTTCGGTATTGGAATAAGCTCTGCTGACTTACCTCGTATATTTGAGAAGTCTTTTACAGGAACGACTGGAAGAGAAACAATAGCATCTACAGGTATGGGGCTCTATCTAGCAAAGAACGCCGCAGACAAATTGGGTATAGATATAACCGTTGAATCCAGAGTAGATAACGGCTCGATTTTTTCGCTTAAATTCCCATTAAAAAATGAAATGACTAGAATTTATGGTAGGTGA
- a CDS encoding ABC transporter ATP-binding protein, which produces MTILSGRKIKKVYGKKLSAQEVLKGINMDVQEGEFVGIMGPSGSGKTTLLNVLASIDQATEGVIEISGHNLRTMRERELSNFRREQLGFIFQDYNLLDTLTVKENILLPLSISKISKKESEERFKELTKTLGIEELANKYPNEISGGQKQRTSAARALISNPSIVFADEPTGALDSKAATALLSNLEKINKDKKVTIMMVTHDPVAASFCSRVLFLKDGQLYTELYKGEKDRGQFFQEIMNIQGVLGGDGYDA; this is translated from the coding sequence ATGACTATTTTAAGCGGTCGTAAAATAAAAAAAGTATATGGTAAAAAGTTATCGGCACAAGAAGTGTTAAAAGGAATCAATATGGACGTACAAGAAGGAGAATTCGTTGGAATAATGGGTCCATCAGGCTCTGGGAAAACAACATTACTTAATGTGCTAGCTTCTATTGATCAAGCGACAGAAGGGGTAATTGAAATTAGTGGACATAATTTACGTACGATGAGGGAACGTGAATTATCCAACTTTCGCAGAGAACAATTAGGGTTTATTTTTCAAGACTATAACTTACTGGACACATTAACAGTAAAAGAAAATATATTATTACCACTTTCCATTAGTAAAATCTCTAAAAAAGAGTCTGAAGAACGATTTAAAGAGCTAACGAAAACATTAGGGATAGAAGAACTGGCAAATAAATATCCAAATGAAATTTCCGGTGGACAAAAACAAAGAACCTCAGCAGCACGTGCATTAATCAGCAATCCATCTATAGTATTTGCAGATGAGCCCACAGGAGCTCTCGATTCTAAAGCTGCTACGGCACTATTAAGTAACTTAGAGAAAATAAATAAAGATAAAAAAGTAACAATTATGATGGTTACCCATGATCCTGTCGCAGCAAGCTTTTGTTCACGCGTTCTGTTTTTGAAAGATGGACAATTGTATACAGAATTATATAAAGGTGAAAAGGATCGTGGACAGTTTTTTCAAGAAATCATGAACATTCAAGGTGTGCTTGGTGGTGATGGCTATGACGCTTAG
- a CDS encoding FtsX-like permease family protein has translation MTLSQLVFRSMKKNIKHYYLYFFALIFSVMLYFSFVTLQYNPSVVEISHGVKAIAGLKAASYLLLFIVVFFVLYANRLFMKRRSKEIGLYQLIGMSKGLVTRLLALENTILWIGAIGIGVSLGFLTSRIFAMILLRILEKDVLVELIFSIEALQMTILVFLVLLILVLAQTMLSIRRVSLLALFTATATADTRVKRFSGFQMFLGFIGLVMIGYGYYLSTNLFEIESDNVNELLFKMLSILGSTIIGTFFVFRFSVAFLMNLIRKQKRGHLSIEDVLSLSPIMHRMKSNAMSLTTITVLSATALGILCLSYISYYSASSMAKQNIPFDYVLLNDQGQSFVDELEKKKISYKETTIELLDVEIDTSKLYVSDIPNGLSIMTKTEMPVAKLSDAQKVIPGLTLEEGEGFVTGYSNMLSEIVKIEGNRPVQLTTTNGDVSITIKEIREESLLAYYLTGGGMMIVVSDAQFEKLTEDSLIQQQTNWTKQVGIDLVDRSKKEETQSIYEETTNDGHFEVTANNAENEVINMDSQEEYRLSTLDMMGLVIFITGFLGLAFLMTTGSILYFKQMSEAEEEKASFTILRKIGFTTNEIMKGIYKKQLYNFGIPLVIGLAHSYFAVKSGWMLFGTELVAPLLITMSIYVVLYSVFAFLSIGYYRKVVNESL, from the coding sequence ATGACGCTTAGTCAATTAGTTTTCCGCAGCATGAAGAAAAATATTAAGCATTACTACTTATATTTCTTTGCATTAATATTTAGTGTGATGCTTTATTTTTCTTTTGTAACACTTCAATACAATCCAAGTGTTGTAGAAATTTCACATGGCGTAAAAGCAATAGCTGGCCTAAAAGCTGCATCCTATTTATTGTTATTTATTGTGGTGTTTTTTGTTTTATATGCAAACCGTCTATTTATGAAGAGAAGAAGCAAAGAAATTGGATTGTATCAACTAATTGGAATGTCAAAAGGGCTTGTAACAAGATTGTTGGCGCTAGAAAATACAATTTTATGGATCGGGGCAATTGGAATAGGAGTTTCATTGGGTTTTTTGACTTCTAGAATTTTTGCGATGATACTACTGCGAATTTTAGAAAAAGATGTTCTAGTAGAGTTAATCTTCTCGATCGAAGCATTACAAATGACGATATTAGTATTTCTGGTACTTCTAATTTTAGTTTTAGCTCAAACGATGCTTAGTATCAGACGTGTTTCTTTACTGGCATTATTTACAGCAACGGCAACAGCTGATACAAGAGTTAAAAGATTTAGTGGGTTTCAAATGTTTCTTGGTTTTATCGGACTTGTAATGATTGGGTACGGATATTATTTGTCAACGAATCTATTTGAAATAGAAAGTGATAATGTTAACGAACTACTGTTTAAAATGCTTAGCATTTTAGGGTCAACAATTATCGGGACTTTTTTTGTTTTTCGTTTTTCAGTAGCATTCCTAATGAATTTAATTCGAAAGCAAAAAAGAGGTCATTTGTCTATTGAAGATGTATTATCACTTTCCCCGATTATGCATCGAATGAAATCGAATGCTATGTCTCTCACAACAATTACCGTTTTATCTGCAACTGCTTTGGGAATTCTTTGTCTATCCTATATTTCTTATTATTCCGCTAGTTCTATGGCAAAGCAAAATATTCCGTTCGACTACGTGTTGTTGAACGATCAAGGACAAAGTTTTGTGGATGAATTGGAGAAAAAGAAGATTAGTTACAAAGAAACAACGATAGAGCTCTTGGATGTAGAGATAGATACTTCGAAGTTATATGTGAGTGATATTCCAAATGGCTTAAGTATAATGACAAAGACAGAGATGCCGGTGGCTAAATTGAGTGATGCTCAAAAAGTGATACCTGGACTTACGTTAGAAGAAGGAGAGGGCTTTGTTACAGGCTATAGCAACATGTTGTCAGAAATTGTGAAGATTGAAGGGAATAGGCCTGTACAGCTCACTACTACTAATGGCGACGTGTCTATTACGATAAAAGAAATAAGAGAGGAATCATTACTTGCATACTATCTCACCGGGGGTGGTATGATGATTGTTGTTTCGGACGCTCAATTTGAAAAGTTAACAGAAGATAGCTTAATCCAGCAACAAACAAATTGGACGAAACAAGTAGGTATCGATTTAGTGGATCGTTCGAAAAAAGAAGAAACTCAATCCATATATGAAGAAACAACGAATGATGGTCATTTTGAAGTAACTGCAAATAATGCTGAGAATGAAGTTATAAATATGGATTCGCAGGAAGAATATCGACTTTCCACTTTAGATATGATGGGGCTAGTAATATTTATTACAGGATTTCTAGGCTTAGCATTCTTAATGACGACGGGTAGTATCTTATATTTTAAACAAATGAGCGAAGCGGAAGAAGAAAAGGCATCCTTTACTATATTAAGAAAAATTGGCTTTACAACGAACGAAATAATGAAAGGAATCTATAAAAAGCAATTGTATAACTTCGGGATACCATTAGTTATTGGTCTAGCACATAGTTACTTTGCGGTGAAATCCGGTTGGATGCTTTTTGGTACAGAGCTAGTAGCACCGTTGTTAATCACCATGAGTATATATGTAGTCTTATATTCTGTATTTGCATTTCTTTCCATTGGTTACTATAGAAAAGTAGTAAATGAGTCACTTTAA
- a CDS encoding Na+/H+ antiporter family protein, which produces MNAVLVAVGVMLILSLLRINVVFSLIIGALIGGLTAGLSVTETIEAFTGGLGAGATIALSYALLGGFAVAISRTGIPELLVGVILKLVKREGDSQKAGLAKVLVFLLLLMMAIFSQNLIPIHIAFIPLLVPPILKVLNMLHVDRRLIACILAFGLITPYMFLPYGFGAIYQQIVATQMGLSGLEIALSDIPKAMAVPALGMVFGLVLAFVLYRKPRVYKQEDVVVEELEVNVKKSSIIFTVIALIAALYVQIVTDSMIAGALAGITVLYVSGALKWKEADQLLTEGMRMMAFVGFVMITANGFAAVINATGHVESLVKASAELLEGNVSLAVLIMLIIGLIVTMGIGSSFATIPIIAAIFVPLSVELGLSPLATIALIGTAGALGDAGSPASDSTLGPTAGLSVDGQHNHIWDTCVPTFICYNIPLVLFGWIAVMYVL; this is translated from the coding sequence ATGAATGCTGTTTTAGTTGCAGTAGGAGTTATGTTGATATTGAGTTTACTTCGAATCAATGTTGTATTCTCGTTAATTATAGGTGCTCTTATAGGGGGTCTTACAGCCGGCCTATCAGTCACGGAAACAATTGAGGCATTTACGGGTGGATTAGGTGCTGGAGCGACAATAGCGTTAAGCTACGCATTATTAGGGGGCTTTGCTGTTGCGATTTCGAGAACAGGTATACCGGAATTGTTAGTAGGGGTCATATTGAAGCTTGTGAAAAGAGAAGGAGATTCACAGAAAGCAGGATTAGCTAAAGTATTGGTGTTTTTATTGTTACTTATGATGGCGATCTTCTCACAAAACTTAATCCCGATTCATATCGCTTTTATTCCTTTGTTAGTTCCTCCGATTTTGAAAGTCTTAAATATGTTACATGTGGATCGTCGATTAATTGCGTGTATTTTAGCGTTTGGTTTAATAACACCTTATATGTTCCTTCCATACGGATTTGGCGCGATTTATCAACAAATTGTAGCAACACAAATGGGATTGTCTGGTCTAGAGATTGCACTTAGTGATATTCCAAAAGCTATGGCTGTTCCAGCATTAGGGATGGTTTTTGGATTAGTACTAGCGTTTGTATTATATCGTAAACCAAGAGTTTATAAGCAAGAGGATGTTGTCGTAGAAGAACTTGAGGTAAATGTGAAGAAAAGTAGTATAATCTTTACAGTTATCGCATTGATTGCAGCGTTATACGTACAAATAGTAACTGATTCGATGATTGCTGGGGCTCTTGCAGGTATTACTGTTCTGTATGTAAGTGGGGCTCTTAAATGGAAAGAAGCAGATCAATTGTTAACTGAAGGTATGCGTATGATGGCGTTTGTTGGGTTTGTAATGATTACTGCAAATGGTTTTGCGGCAGTAATAAATGCCACTGGTCATGTTGAATCATTAGTGAAGGCGTCTGCAGAGTTATTGGAGGGTAATGTAAGTTTGGCCGTATTAATCATGTTAATAATAGGATTAATAGTGACGATGGGAATTGGTTCTTCATTTGCTACTATTCCAATAATAGCAGCTATCTTTGTACCACTATCAGTGGAGTTAGGATTGAGTCCACTAGCGACCATTGCTTTGATTGGGACAGCAGGAGCATTAGGTGATGCAGGGTCACCAGCTTCTGATTCAACTCTTGGTCCTACTGCTGGGTTAAGTGTAGACGGACAGCATAATCACATTTGGGATACATGTGTACCTACATTTATTTGTTACAACATACCGTTAGTTCTCTTTGGATGGATCGCGGTTATGTATGTTCTATAG
- the rpsJ gene encoding 30S ribosomal protein S10, which produces MAKQKIRIRLKAYDHRILDQSAEKIVETAKRSGASVSGPIPLPTEKSVYTILRAVHKYKDSREQFEMRTHKRLIDIVNPTPQTVDALMKLDLPSGVDIEIKL; this is translated from the coding sequence ATGGCAAAACAAAAAATTCGTATCCGTTTGAAAGCGTATGATCACAGAATCCTTGATCAATCTGCTGAGAAAATTGTGGAAACTGCTAAACGTTCAGGTGCAAGTGTATCAGGTCCGATTCCACTTCCGACTGAGAAGTCTGTGTACACAATTCTTCGTGCTGTTCACAAGTACAAAGATTCTCGTGAACAATTCGAAATGCGTACGCATAAACGTCTGATCGATATCGTTAACCCAACACCACAAACTGTTGATGCGTTAATGAAGCTTGATTTACCATCTGGCGTTGATATTGAAATCAAACTTTAA
- the rplC gene encoding 50S ribosomal protein L3, which translates to MTKGILGRKIGMTQVFAENGDLIPVTVIEATPNVVLQKKTVETDGYEAIQLGFEDKREKLSNKPAKGHVAKASTAPKRFIREFRGLDTANYEVGQEVNVESFAEGDVIDVTGVTKGKGFQGVIKRHGQSRGPMAHGSRYHRRPGSMGPVAPNRVFKQKKLPGQMGGHVVTIQNLQIVRVDAERNLLLVKGNVPGSRKSLVVVKAAIKSK; encoded by the coding sequence ATGACCAAAGGAATCTTAGGTAGAAAAATCGGTATGACGCAAGTATTTGCTGAGAACGGTGACTTAATCCCTGTAACTGTTATTGAAGCTACTCCAAACGTAGTACTTCAAAAGAAAACAGTAGAAACAGACGGTTACGAAGCAATTCAGTTAGGTTTTGAAGATAAGCGAGAAAAGCTTTCTAACAAACCAGCGAAAGGGCACGTAGCTAAAGCGAGCACTGCTCCTAAGCGCTTCATCCGCGAATTCCGCGGCTTGGATACAGCTAATTACGAAGTTGGTCAAGAAGTCAACGTTGAAAGTTTCGCAGAAGGCGATGTAATTGATGTAACAGGTGTTACTAAAGGTAAAGGTTTCCAAGGTGTTATTAAACGTCATGGACAATCACGTGGACCAATGGCCCACGGATCTCGTTACCACCGTCGTCCGGGTTCAATGGGGCCAGTTGCTCCGAACCGCGTATTTAAACAAAAGAAATTACCTGGTCAAATGGGTGGGCATGTAGTTACAATCCAAAACTTACAAATCGTAAGAGTGGATGCTGAACGTAACTTACTACTTGTTAAAGGTAATGTTCCTGGTTCTCGTAAATCATTAGTAGTTGTAAAAGCTGCTATTAAATCGAAATAA
- the rplD gene encoding 50S ribosomal protein L4, with translation MAKVSLFNQAGSSVGEIELNDKVFGIEPNESVLFEAIIAQRASLRQGNHKVKNRSEVAGGGRKPWKQKGTGRARQGSIRSPQWRGGGIVFGPTPRSYSYKLPKKVRRLALLSALSSKVNEESIVVLEGLAFDAPKTKEFVKVLSNLSIDKKALFVTADLDENVALAARNIPGITVVSATGINVLDLVGHEKLVMTKAAVEKVEEVLG, from the coding sequence ATGGCAAAAGTATCTTTATTCAATCAAGCAGGATCTTCTGTTGGCGAAATCGAGTTAAACGATAAAGTTTTCGGTATTGAGCCAAACGAATCTGTTTTATTTGAAGCTATCATTGCTCAACGCGCATCACTTCGTCAAGGTAATCACAAAGTGAAAAACCGTTCTGAAGTAGCTGGTGGTGGCCGTAAACCTTGGAAACAAAAAGGAACTGGTCGTGCTCGTCAAGGTTCAATTCGCTCTCCACAATGGCGTGGTGGTGGTATTGTATTTGGTCCAACTCCACGTAGTTACAGCTATAAATTACCTAAGAAAGTACGTCGTCTAGCTCTTCTTTCAGCTCTTTCATCTAAAGTGAACGAAGAAAGCATCGTAGTACTTGAAGGATTAGCGTTTGATGCACCAAAAACAAAAGAATTTGTGAAAGTGTTATCTAACCTTTCCATCGATAAAAAAGCGTTATTCGTAACTGCTGATTTAGATGAAAACGTAGCGTTAGCAGCACGTAACATCCCTGGAATCACAGTTGTGTCTGCTACAGGCATTAACGTTTTAGATTTAGTTGGTCACGAAAAATTAGTGATGACTAAAGCTGCAGTAGAAAAAGTAGAGGAGGTGCTTGGTTAA
- the rplW gene encoding 50S ribosomal protein L23, whose amino-acid sequence MEARDIIKRPVITERSSEVMADKKYTFEVDTRANKTQVKYAVEEIFGVDVEKVNIMNYKGKFKRVGKFGGYTNKRRKAIVTLTADSKEIELFEI is encoded by the coding sequence ATGGAAGCACGTGATATTATTAAACGTCCGGTCATTACCGAGCGTTCTTCTGAAGTAATGGCAGATAAGAAGTACACTTTTGAAGTGGACACTCGCGCTAACAAAACACAAGTTAAATATGCTGTTGAAGAAATCTTTGGAGTAGATGTTGAAAAAGTTAACATCATGAACTACAAAGGTAAATTCAAACGTGTAGGTAAATTCGGTGGATATACAAACAAACGTCGTAAAGCGATTGTTACATTAACTGCTGATAGCAAAGAAATCGAGTTATTCGAAATCTAA
- the rplB gene encoding 50S ribosomal protein L2 — MAIKKYKPTSNGRRNMTSLDYAEITTDKPEKSLLAPVKRKGGRNNQGKITVRHHGGGHKRQYRVIDFKRNKDGIPGRVATIEYDPNRSANIALINYADGEKRYILAPKGLEVGMTIVSGPEADIKVGNALPLQNIPMGTTIHNIEMKPGKGGQLVRSAGTSAQLLGKEGKYVIVRLQSGEVRLILGVCRATVGEVGNEQHELVNIGKAGRNRWLGNRPTVRGSVMNPNDHPHGGGEGRTPIGRKSPMSPWGKPTLGYKTRSKKNKSDKLIIRRRKK, encoded by the coding sequence ATGGCGATTAAAAAGTATAAACCAACGTCAAACGGACGTCGTAACATGACATCGTTAGATTACGCTGAAATCACAACTGACAAACCTGAGAAATCACTTCTTGCTCCTGTGAAGCGTAAAGGCGGCCGTAACAATCAAGGTAAAATTACTGTTCGTCATCATGGTGGTGGACACAAACGCCAATACCGTGTCATCGATTTCAAACGAAACAAAGATGGCATTCCAGGACGCGTTGCCACTATTGAATATGATCCAAACCGCTCTGCGAATATCGCATTGATCAATTATGCTGATGGGGAAAAACGTTACATCCTAGCTCCTAAAGGCTTAGAAGTTGGCATGACAATCGTGTCAGGTCCAGAAGCTGATATTAAAGTAGGAAACGCTCTTCCATTACAAAACATTCCAATGGGTACTACTATCCATAACATTGAAATGAAACCTGGTAAAGGTGGTCAGTTAGTTCGTTCTGCTGGTACATCTGCTCAATTACTTGGTAAAGAAGGTAAATACGTAATCGTACGTTTACAATCTGGTGAGGTTCGTTTAATCCTAGGTGTTTGCCGCGCAACTGTTGGTGAAGTAGGAAACGAACAACATGAACTTGTGAACATTGGTAAAGCTGGTCGTAATCGTTGGTTAGGTAACCGCCCAACTGTACGTGGATCTGTAATGAACCCTAACGATCACCCACACGGTGGTGGTGAAGGACGTACGCCAATCGGTCGTAAGTCACCTATGTCTCCATGGGGTAAACCAACTCTTGGATACAAAACTCGTAGCAAGAAAAACAAATCCGACAAACTTATCATTCGTCGTCGTAAAAAATAA
- the rpsS gene encoding 30S ribosomal protein S19 has translation MGRSLKKGPFADDHLLKKVDAQKDSEKKQVIKTWSRRSTIFPTFIGLTIAVYDGRKHVPVYITEDMVGHKLGEFAPTRAYKSHGADDKKTRR, from the coding sequence ATGGGTCGTAGCTTGAAAAAAGGACCTTTTGCAGATGATCATTTATTAAAAAAGGTCGATGCACAAAAGGACTCTGAGAAAAAACAAGTGATTAAGACTTGGTCTCGCCGTTCTACTATTTTCCCTACTTTCATCGGTTTAACGATCGCAGTATATGACGGACGTAAACATGTTCCTGTATACATTACTGAAGATATGGTAGGTCATAAACTAGGCGAGTTTGCACCAACACGCGCTTATAAAAGTCATGGTGCAGATGATAAGAAAACAAGACGCTAA
- the rplV gene encoding 50S ribosomal protein L22 → MSQAKAIAKTVRIAPRKVRLVVDLIRGKQVGEAVAILQLTPKAASPVVEKVLKSAIANAEHNYDLDVNNLVVSEVFVDEGPTLKRFRPRAMGRASAINKRTSHITVVVSEKKEG, encoded by the coding sequence ATGTCACAAGCAAAAGCTATTGCTAAAACAGTGCGCATTGCTCCTCGTAAAGTAAGATTAGTCGTAGATTTAATCAGAGGTAAGCAAGTCGGTGAAGCAGTTGCAATTTTACAACTTACTCCTAAAGCAGCATCACCTGTTGTTGAGAAAGTATTAAAATCTGCTATCGCTAACGCTGAGCACAATTATGATTTAGATGTTAACAACTTAGTTGTTTCTGAAGTCTTCGTTGACGAAGGTCCAACACTAAAACGTTTCCGTCCACGTGCTATGGGTCGTGCAAGTGCTATTAACAAACGTACAAGCCACATCACAGTAGTGGTATCTGAGAAGAAGGAGGGATAA